The proteins below come from a single Anguilla rostrata isolate EN2019 chromosome 3, ASM1855537v3, whole genome shotgun sequence genomic window:
- the znf185 gene encoding zinc finger protein 185 isoform X45, translating into MSMSKGDRQSVLRTTKVRTALKGDNSWIQRRAEAQAEQEEKPWLAEVRGTRTNGDSDESSSVSPPTSPSAAPAATPPSPTSTSQPSPSSSLDFSNSPKPPSGGYLIRGVFTKTDTKKPTSPLPYNGSSPSSTFIPKKPSDSYKKIAPHSVRTASESSAPAETTLSSEEQDKRAEAASSVLRTSAAKQRSYVLSAAKKYESPEKADSQLSPNSVSFVAKRVEINDEEESAPTDAQNDVTPRVPTPQDTVPQPTKQSSPAASTKVTISDTKISSATSSSVETKKLSPAPSPSAPVSTKVVKPASAPDTKASPAKISQVVKAEPAPVPSKDSGKDVLTLTKSPQVEAEPAPSPTDDLENDDLITVTESPQVEAEPAPSPADDLENDDLITVTESPQVEAEPAPSPTDDLENDDLITVTESSQVKADPAPAPSDNLENDDLIALAESTEVLVDPVPSTTDIEYSHDLLSGPDSSQSEKTVVSLDKLAVDFIPIDTNRKYLSTDRPLEDTRQSPTKKQPADTQSPLVLVDPLPSSADNPSQNVVTSTVSVKEQKTKFEDLSSTQTTIRTVQSSSETVKTTSTKSTIKLPSETIKTTSTKSTIELPSETVKTTTTKSAIELPSETVKTTSTKSTIELPSETVKTTTTKSAIELPSETVKTTSTKSTIKLPSETIKTTSTKSTIELPSETVKTTTTKSTIEFPSETVKTTTTKSSQEPLIPLSSRETLQSWETSRKYVSNYALDSQSADNDSDSKTETLITTEEEQEEPEAVGADDAEDDWKYREESSTRWSSWRTQTIASETEATEESEPEPQRPPSVPLDRALENTIQELDSLEPKKSFVYVKEYVNSELANNTSQNGGNEYVSSRTSSYSYSSPPTNFRNCTYCGELVGSDAKITIEDLNIYCHPSCFKCGVCSRPMGDLLYNMFLHHSTVHCETCYSNLF; encoded by the exons atgtcaatgtCAAAAG GCGACAGGCAGTCTGTGCTTCGGACAACAAAGGTTCGGACAGCCCTGAAAGGAGACAACAGCTGGATACAACGCCGCGCTGAGGCTCAAGCGGAGCAAGAAGAGAAACCATG gCTCGCAGAGGTTAGAGGGACACGCACCAATGGAGATTCTGATGAGTCCAGTTCCGTGTCCCCGCCCACCAGCCCTTCTGCGGCCCCAGCTGCAACTCCTCCTTCCCCCACTTCAACAAG CCAGCCATCTCCATCATCGTCTCTCGACTTCTCAAACAG CCCAAAACCACCATCCGGAGGATACCTGATCAG AGGAGTTTTCACAAAAACCGACACCAAAAAACCAACTTCCCCATTACCATATAATGGCTCCAG CCCCTCCAGTACTTTCATTCCCAAGAAGCCAAGTGACTCATACAAGAAAAT AGCGCCTCATTCTGTGCGAACAGCTTCAGAAAGCTCTGCCCCAGCTGAGACAACACTGTCCTCAGAGGAACAGGACAAGAG AGCGGAGGCAGCCAGCAGCGTTCTCAGAACCTCAGCGGCTAAACAGCGCTCCTATGTCCTCTCGGCAGCCAAGAAATACGA GTCCCCAGAGAAAGCAGACAGTCAACTGTCTCCTAACAGTGTATCTTTCGTAGCTAAAAG GGTGGAGATTAACGACGAGGAAGAGAGTGCCCCCACCGACGCTCAAAATGATGTCACCCCTCGTGTTCCCACCCCCCAGGACACAGTTCCGCAGCCCACAAAGCAATCGAG CCCTGCAGCGAGCACAAAGGTTACCATTTCTGACACAAAGATCTCTTCTGCTACAtccag TTCTGTGGAAACAAAGAAATTGAGTCCTGCCCCAAGTCCCTCTGCCCCAGTCAG TACTAAAGTCGTCAAGCCAGCCTCAGCCCCAGACACAAAGGCCAGTCCTGCCAAAATCAG TCAGGTGGTGAAAGCTGAACCAGCACCGGTACCCAGCAAAGATTCGGGAAAAGATGTCCTCACATTGACTAAGAG TCCACAGGTGGAAGCTGAACCAGCCCCGTCTCCCACTGATGATTTAGAGAATGACGATCTCATTACGGTCACTGAGAG TCCACAGGTGGAAGCTGAACCAGCCCCTTCCCCGGCTGATGATTTAGAGAATGACGATCTCATTACGGTCACTGAGAG TCCACAGGTGGAAGCTGAACCAGCCCCATCCCCCACTGATGATTTAGAGAATGATGATCTCATTACGGTCACTGAGAG TTCACAGGTGAAAGCTgacccagccccagcccccagtGATAATTTAGAGAATGATGACCTTATCGCACTCGCTGAGAG taCGGAGGTCTTGGTGGATCCTGTCCCCAGCACAACTGACATCGAGTACAGTCACGACCTACTCTCTGGTCCAGACAG cagccaatcagaaaagaCGGTGGTCTCACTGGACAAGCTGGCTGTTGATTTCATACCCATCGATACCAACAGGAAATa cctcagcacagacaggccTTTGGAAGATACCCGTCAATCTCCGACAAAAAAGcaaccagcagacacacagag cccACTGGTCTTGGTGGATCCCCTGCCCAGCAGTGCTGACAACCCGAGTCAAAATGTCGTCACCTCAACAGTGAG TGTCAAAGAACAAAAGACAAAGTTTGAGGACCTGAGCAGCACACAGACTACTATCAG GACAGTTCAGTCATCATCTGAAACTGTCAAGACTACATCTACCAAGAG CACAATTAAGTTGCCATCTGAAACGATCAAAACTACATCTACCAAGAG CACAATTGAGTTGCCATCTGAAACAGTCAAGACTACAACTACCAAGAG CGCAATTGAGTTGCCATCTGAAACAGTCAAGACTACATCTACCAAGAG CACAATTGAGTTGCCATCTGAAACAGTCAAGACTACAACTACCAAGAG CGCAATTGAGTTGCCATCTGAAACAGTCAAGACTACATCTACCAAGAG CACAATTAAGTTGCCATCTGAAACGATCAAAACTACATCTACCAAGAG CACAATTGAGTTGCCATCTGAAACAGTCAAGACTACAACTACCAAGAG CACAATTGAGTTTCCATCTGAAACAGTCAAGACTACAACTACCAAGAG CTCCCAAGAGCCTTTGATCCCACTGAGCTCCCGAGAGACGCTTCAAAGCTGGGAAACCAG CAGAAAATATGTCTCAAACTATGCTTTGGACAGCCAGTCAGCTGACAATGATTCAGACAGCAAAACTGAAACCCTGATCACTACAGAAGAAGA GCAAGAAGAGCCTGAAGCAGTGGGAGCAGACGACGCTGAGGATGACTGGAA ATATAGGGAGGAAAGCAGCACACGCTGGAGCAGTTGGAGGACACAAACCATAGCTTCCGAAACAGAGGCCACAGAAGAGAG TGAGCCAGAGCCACAGAGACCCCCGTCAGTCCCCTTGGACAG GGCCTTGGAGAACACCATACAAGAGCTCGATTCACTCGAGCCCAAGAA gAGCTTTGTGTATGTGAAAGAGTACGTCAATTCAGAGCTGGCCAACAACACAAGCCAAAATGGAGG AAATGAATATGTATCCTCACGCACTTCCTCCTACTCCTACAGCAGCCCTCCTACCAATTTCAG GAACTGCACATACTGCGGAGAGCTGGTAGGAAGTGACGCAAAGATCACCATCGAGGACCTGAACATCTACTGCCATCCGAGCTGCTTCAAG tgtggtgtgtgcagtagACCCATGGGAGACCTGCTGTACAACATGTTCCTGCATCACTCAACGGTCCACTGTGAAACCTGTTACTCCAATCTCTTCTAG
- the znf185 gene encoding zinc finger protein 185 isoform X46, which produces MSMSKGDRQSVLRTTKVRTALKGDNSWIQRRAEAQAEQEEKPWLAEVRGTRTNGDSDESSSVSPPTSPSAAPAATPPSPTSTSQPSPSSSLDFSNSPKPPSGGYLIRGVFTKTDTKKPTSPLPYNGSSPSSTFIPKKPSDSYKKIAPHSVRTASESSAPAETTLSSEEQDKRAEAASSVLRTSAAKQRSYVLSAAKKYESPEKADSQLSPNSVSFVAKRVEINDEEESAPTDAQNDVTPRVPTPQDTVPQPTKQSSPAASTKVTISDTKISSATSSSVETKKLSPAPSPSAPVSTKVVKPASAPDTKASPAKISQVVKAEPAPVPSKDSGKDVLTLTKSPQVEAEPAPSPTDDLENDDLITVTESPQVEAEPAPSPADDLENDDLITVTESPQVEAEPAPSPTDDLENDDLITVTESSQVKADPAPAPSDNLENDDLIALAESTEVLVDPVPSTTDIEYSHDLLSGPDSSQSEKTVVSLDKLAVDFIPIDTNRKYLSTDRPLEDTRQSPTKKQPADTQSPLVLVDPLPSSADNPSQNVVTSTVSVKEQKTKFEDLSSTQTTIRTVQSSSETVKTTSTKSTIKLPSETIKTTSTKSTIELPSETVKTTTTKSAIELPSETVKTTSTKSTIELPSETVKTTTTKSAIELPSETVKTTSTKSTIEFPSETVKTTTTKSTIELPSETVKTTTTKSTIEFPSETVKTTTTKSSQEPLIPLSSRETLQSWETSRKYVSNYALDSQSADNDSDSKTETLITTEEEQEEPEAVGADDAEDDWKYREESSTRWSSWRTQTIASETEATEESEPEPQRPPSVPLDRALENTIQELDSLEPKKSFVYVKEYVNSELANNTSQNGGNEYVSSRTSSYSYSSPPTNFRNCTYCGELVGSDAKITIEDLNIYCHPSCFKCGVCSRPMGDLLYNMFLHHSTVHCETCYSNLF; this is translated from the exons atgtcaatgtCAAAAG GCGACAGGCAGTCTGTGCTTCGGACAACAAAGGTTCGGACAGCCCTGAAAGGAGACAACAGCTGGATACAACGCCGCGCTGAGGCTCAAGCGGAGCAAGAAGAGAAACCATG gCTCGCAGAGGTTAGAGGGACACGCACCAATGGAGATTCTGATGAGTCCAGTTCCGTGTCCCCGCCCACCAGCCCTTCTGCGGCCCCAGCTGCAACTCCTCCTTCCCCCACTTCAACAAG CCAGCCATCTCCATCATCGTCTCTCGACTTCTCAAACAG CCCAAAACCACCATCCGGAGGATACCTGATCAG AGGAGTTTTCACAAAAACCGACACCAAAAAACCAACTTCCCCATTACCATATAATGGCTCCAG CCCCTCCAGTACTTTCATTCCCAAGAAGCCAAGTGACTCATACAAGAAAAT AGCGCCTCATTCTGTGCGAACAGCTTCAGAAAGCTCTGCCCCAGCTGAGACAACACTGTCCTCAGAGGAACAGGACAAGAG AGCGGAGGCAGCCAGCAGCGTTCTCAGAACCTCAGCGGCTAAACAGCGCTCCTATGTCCTCTCGGCAGCCAAGAAATACGA GTCCCCAGAGAAAGCAGACAGTCAACTGTCTCCTAACAGTGTATCTTTCGTAGCTAAAAG GGTGGAGATTAACGACGAGGAAGAGAGTGCCCCCACCGACGCTCAAAATGATGTCACCCCTCGTGTTCCCACCCCCCAGGACACAGTTCCGCAGCCCACAAAGCAATCGAG CCCTGCAGCGAGCACAAAGGTTACCATTTCTGACACAAAGATCTCTTCTGCTACAtccag TTCTGTGGAAACAAAGAAATTGAGTCCTGCCCCAAGTCCCTCTGCCCCAGTCAG TACTAAAGTCGTCAAGCCAGCCTCAGCCCCAGACACAAAGGCCAGTCCTGCCAAAATCAG TCAGGTGGTGAAAGCTGAACCAGCACCGGTACCCAGCAAAGATTCGGGAAAAGATGTCCTCACATTGACTAAGAG TCCACAGGTGGAAGCTGAACCAGCCCCGTCTCCCACTGATGATTTAGAGAATGACGATCTCATTACGGTCACTGAGAG TCCACAGGTGGAAGCTGAACCAGCCCCTTCCCCGGCTGATGATTTAGAGAATGACGATCTCATTACGGTCACTGAGAG TCCACAGGTGGAAGCTGAACCAGCCCCATCCCCCACTGATGATTTAGAGAATGATGATCTCATTACGGTCACTGAGAG TTCACAGGTGAAAGCTgacccagccccagcccccagtGATAATTTAGAGAATGATGACCTTATCGCACTCGCTGAGAG taCGGAGGTCTTGGTGGATCCTGTCCCCAGCACAACTGACATCGAGTACAGTCACGACCTACTCTCTGGTCCAGACAG cagccaatcagaaaagaCGGTGGTCTCACTGGACAAGCTGGCTGTTGATTTCATACCCATCGATACCAACAGGAAATa cctcagcacagacaggccTTTGGAAGATACCCGTCAATCTCCGACAAAAAAGcaaccagcagacacacagag cccACTGGTCTTGGTGGATCCCCTGCCCAGCAGTGCTGACAACCCGAGTCAAAATGTCGTCACCTCAACAGTGAG TGTCAAAGAACAAAAGACAAAGTTTGAGGACCTGAGCAGCACACAGACTACTATCAG GACAGTTCAGTCATCATCTGAAACTGTCAAGACTACATCTACCAAGAG CACAATTAAGTTGCCATCTGAAACGATCAAAACTACATCTACCAAGAG CACAATTGAGTTGCCATCTGAAACAGTCAAGACTACAACTACCAAGAG CGCAATTGAGTTGCCATCTGAAACAGTCAAGACTACATCTACCAAGAG CACAATTGAGTTGCCATCTGAAACAGTCAAGACTACAACTACCAAGAG CGCAATTGAGTTGCCATCTGAAACAGTCAAGACTACATCTACCAAGAG TACAATTGAGTTCCCATCTGAAACAGTCAAGACTACAACTACCAAGAG CACAATTGAGTTGCCATCTGAAACAGTCAAGACTACAACTACCAAGAG CACAATTGAGTTTCCATCTGAAACAGTCAAGACTACAACTACCAAGAG CTCCCAAGAGCCTTTGATCCCACTGAGCTCCCGAGAGACGCTTCAAAGCTGGGAAACCAG CAGAAAATATGTCTCAAACTATGCTTTGGACAGCCAGTCAGCTGACAATGATTCAGACAGCAAAACTGAAACCCTGATCACTACAGAAGAAGA GCAAGAAGAGCCTGAAGCAGTGGGAGCAGACGACGCTGAGGATGACTGGAA ATATAGGGAGGAAAGCAGCACACGCTGGAGCAGTTGGAGGACACAAACCATAGCTTCCGAAACAGAGGCCACAGAAGAGAG TGAGCCAGAGCCACAGAGACCCCCGTCAGTCCCCTTGGACAG GGCCTTGGAGAACACCATACAAGAGCTCGATTCACTCGAGCCCAAGAA gAGCTTTGTGTATGTGAAAGAGTACGTCAATTCAGAGCTGGCCAACAACACAAGCCAAAATGGAGG AAATGAATATGTATCCTCACGCACTTCCTCCTACTCCTACAGCAGCCCTCCTACCAATTTCAG GAACTGCACATACTGCGGAGAGCTGGTAGGAAGTGACGCAAAGATCACCATCGAGGACCTGAACATCTACTGCCATCCGAGCTGCTTCAAG tgtggtgtgtgcagtagACCCATGGGAGACCTGCTGTACAACATGTTCCTGCATCACTCAACGGTCCACTGTGAAACCTGTTACTCCAATCTCTTCTAG
- the znf185 gene encoding zinc finger protein 185 isoform X44, whose translation MSMSKGDRQSVLRTTKVRTALKGDNSWIQRRAEAQAEQEEKPWLAEVRGTRTNGDSDESSSVSPPTSPSAAPAATPPSPTSTSQPSPSSSLDFSNSPKPPSGGYLIRGVFTKTDTKKPTSPLPYNGSSPSSTFIPKKPSDSYKKIAPHSVRTASESSAPAETTLSSEEQDKRAEAASSVLRTSAAKQRSYVLSAAKKYESPEKADSQLSPNSVSFVAKRVEINDEEESAPTDAQNDVTPRVPTPQDTVPQPTKQSSPAASTKVTISDTKISSATSSSVETKKLSPAPSPSAPVSTKVVKPASAPDTKASPAKISQVVKAEPAPVPSKDSGKDVLTLTKSPQVEAEPAPSPTDDLENDDLITVTESPQVEAEPAPSPADDLENDDLITVTESPQVEAEPAPSPTDDLENDDLITVTESSQVKADPAPAPSDNLENDDLIALAESTEVLVDPVPSTTDIEYSHDLLSGPDSSQSEKTVVSLDKLAVDFIPIDTNRKYLSTDRPLEDTRQSPTKKQPADTQSPLVLVDPLPSSADNPSQNVVTSTVSVKEQKTKFEDLSSTQTTIRTVQSSSETVKTTSTKSTIKLPSETIKTTSTKSTIELPSETVKTTTTKSAIELPSETVKTTSTKSTIELPSETVKTTTTKSAIELPSETVKTTSTKSTIEFPSETVKTTTTKSTIKLPSETIKTTSTKSTIEFPSETVKTTTTKSSQEPLIPLSSRETLQSWETSRKYVSNYALDSQSADNDSDSKTETLITTEEEQEEPEAVGADDAEDDWKYREESSTRWSSWRTQTIASETEATEESEPEPQRPPSVPLDRALENTIQELDSLEPKKSFVYVKEYVNSELANNTSQNGGNEYVSSRTSSYSYSSPPTNFRNCTYCGELVGSDAKITIEDLNIYCHPSCFKCGVCSRPMGDLLYNMFLHHSTVHCETCYSNLF comes from the exons atgtcaatgtCAAAAG GCGACAGGCAGTCTGTGCTTCGGACAACAAAGGTTCGGACAGCCCTGAAAGGAGACAACAGCTGGATACAACGCCGCGCTGAGGCTCAAGCGGAGCAAGAAGAGAAACCATG gCTCGCAGAGGTTAGAGGGACACGCACCAATGGAGATTCTGATGAGTCCAGTTCCGTGTCCCCGCCCACCAGCCCTTCTGCGGCCCCAGCTGCAACTCCTCCTTCCCCCACTTCAACAAG CCAGCCATCTCCATCATCGTCTCTCGACTTCTCAAACAG CCCAAAACCACCATCCGGAGGATACCTGATCAG AGGAGTTTTCACAAAAACCGACACCAAAAAACCAACTTCCCCATTACCATATAATGGCTCCAG CCCCTCCAGTACTTTCATTCCCAAGAAGCCAAGTGACTCATACAAGAAAAT AGCGCCTCATTCTGTGCGAACAGCTTCAGAAAGCTCTGCCCCAGCTGAGACAACACTGTCCTCAGAGGAACAGGACAAGAG AGCGGAGGCAGCCAGCAGCGTTCTCAGAACCTCAGCGGCTAAACAGCGCTCCTATGTCCTCTCGGCAGCCAAGAAATACGA GTCCCCAGAGAAAGCAGACAGTCAACTGTCTCCTAACAGTGTATCTTTCGTAGCTAAAAG GGTGGAGATTAACGACGAGGAAGAGAGTGCCCCCACCGACGCTCAAAATGATGTCACCCCTCGTGTTCCCACCCCCCAGGACACAGTTCCGCAGCCCACAAAGCAATCGAG CCCTGCAGCGAGCACAAAGGTTACCATTTCTGACACAAAGATCTCTTCTGCTACAtccag TTCTGTGGAAACAAAGAAATTGAGTCCTGCCCCAAGTCCCTCTGCCCCAGTCAG TACTAAAGTCGTCAAGCCAGCCTCAGCCCCAGACACAAAGGCCAGTCCTGCCAAAATCAG TCAGGTGGTGAAAGCTGAACCAGCACCGGTACCCAGCAAAGATTCGGGAAAAGATGTCCTCACATTGACTAAGAG TCCACAGGTGGAAGCTGAACCAGCCCCGTCTCCCACTGATGATTTAGAGAATGACGATCTCATTACGGTCACTGAGAG TCCACAGGTGGAAGCTGAACCAGCCCCTTCCCCGGCTGATGATTTAGAGAATGACGATCTCATTACGGTCACTGAGAG TCCACAGGTGGAAGCTGAACCAGCCCCATCCCCCACTGATGATTTAGAGAATGATGATCTCATTACGGTCACTGAGAG TTCACAGGTGAAAGCTgacccagccccagcccccagtGATAATTTAGAGAATGATGACCTTATCGCACTCGCTGAGAG taCGGAGGTCTTGGTGGATCCTGTCCCCAGCACAACTGACATCGAGTACAGTCACGACCTACTCTCTGGTCCAGACAG cagccaatcagaaaagaCGGTGGTCTCACTGGACAAGCTGGCTGTTGATTTCATACCCATCGATACCAACAGGAAATa cctcagcacagacaggccTTTGGAAGATACCCGTCAATCTCCGACAAAAAAGcaaccagcagacacacagag cccACTGGTCTTGGTGGATCCCCTGCCCAGCAGTGCTGACAACCCGAGTCAAAATGTCGTCACCTCAACAGTGAG TGTCAAAGAACAAAAGACAAAGTTTGAGGACCTGAGCAGCACACAGACTACTATCAG GACAGTTCAGTCATCATCTGAAACTGTCAAGACTACATCTACCAAGAG CACAATTAAGTTGCCATCTGAAACGATCAAAACTACATCTACCAAGAG CACAATTGAGTTGCCATCTGAAACAGTCAAGACTACAACTACCAAGAG CGCAATTGAGTTGCCATCTGAAACAGTCAAGACTACATCTACCAAGAG CACAATTGAGTTGCCATCTGAAACAGTCAAGACTACAACTACCAAGAG CGCAATTGAGTTGCCATCTGAAACAGTCAAGACTACATCTACCAAGAG TACAATTGAGTTCCCATCTGAAACAGTCAAGACTACAACTACCAAGAG CACAATTAAGTTGCCATCTGAAACGATCAAAACTACATCTACCAAGAG CACAATTGAGTTTCCATCTGAAACAGTCAAGACTACAACTACCAAGAG CTCCCAAGAGCCTTTGATCCCACTGAGCTCCCGAGAGACGCTTCAAAGCTGGGAAACCAG CAGAAAATATGTCTCAAACTATGCTTTGGACAGCCAGTCAGCTGACAATGATTCAGACAGCAAAACTGAAACCCTGATCACTACAGAAGAAGA GCAAGAAGAGCCTGAAGCAGTGGGAGCAGACGACGCTGAGGATGACTGGAA ATATAGGGAGGAAAGCAGCACACGCTGGAGCAGTTGGAGGACACAAACCATAGCTTCCGAAACAGAGGCCACAGAAGAGAG TGAGCCAGAGCCACAGAGACCCCCGTCAGTCCCCTTGGACAG GGCCTTGGAGAACACCATACAAGAGCTCGATTCACTCGAGCCCAAGAA gAGCTTTGTGTATGTGAAAGAGTACGTCAATTCAGAGCTGGCCAACAACACAAGCCAAAATGGAGG AAATGAATATGTATCCTCACGCACTTCCTCCTACTCCTACAGCAGCCCTCCTACCAATTTCAG GAACTGCACATACTGCGGAGAGCTGGTAGGAAGTGACGCAAAGATCACCATCGAGGACCTGAACATCTACTGCCATCCGAGCTGCTTCAAG tgtggtgtgtgcagtagACCCATGGGAGACCTGCTGTACAACATGTTCCTGCATCACTCAACGGTCCACTGTGAAACCTGTTACTCCAATCTCTTCTAG